One Natrinema halophilum genomic window carries:
- the larE gene encoding ATP-dependent sacrificial sulfur transferase LarE, giving the protein MTTVEAKLKAARDDLAARDGVVIAFSGGVDSSVVAALAHDALGEDAVACTAKSETLPEAELEDARRVAEEIGIRHEIVSFSELESDAFVENDDERCYHCRTMRLGEMLETAQSLGIRTVCDGTNADDPGAGHRPGLQAVEELDVHSPLLAHDISKDEVRQIAEYYDLSVADKPAMACLSSRIPTGLEVTEDRLTRIERAEALLRQWGFDQFRVRDHDGLARIEVSPDELERALERSFIETVRAELTKLGFDHVTLDLHGYRTGSVSPDSEMSADEDPITDTSSDD; this is encoded by the coding sequence ATGACAACGGTCGAGGCGAAACTCAAGGCTGCCCGCGACGACCTCGCGGCTCGGGACGGCGTCGTGATCGCCTTCTCCGGCGGGGTCGACTCGAGCGTGGTGGCCGCACTCGCCCACGACGCGCTCGGCGAGGATGCAGTGGCCTGCACCGCGAAAAGTGAGACGCTTCCCGAGGCCGAACTCGAAGACGCACGGCGGGTCGCCGAAGAAATCGGTATCCGACACGAGATCGTTTCGTTCTCGGAACTCGAGAGCGACGCGTTCGTCGAGAACGACGACGAACGCTGCTATCACTGTCGGACGATGCGACTCGGCGAGATGCTCGAAACCGCCCAGAGCCTGGGAATCCGAACGGTCTGCGACGGGACGAACGCCGACGATCCGGGTGCCGGCCACCGACCAGGACTGCAGGCCGTCGAGGAACTGGACGTTCACTCGCCGCTACTGGCCCACGACATCTCGAAAGACGAGGTCCGCCAAATTGCCGAATACTACGACCTGTCGGTCGCCGACAAACCCGCCATGGCCTGTCTCTCTTCGCGCATTCCGACCGGCCTCGAGGTGACCGAAGACCGACTCACGCGGATCGAGCGCGCCGAAGCGCTACTACGACAGTGGGGGTTCGACCAGTTCCGCGTTCGCGACCACGACGGCCTGGCTCGGATCGAGGTATCGCCGGACGAACTCGAGCGCGCACTGGAACGGTCGTTCATCGAGACGGTGCGCGCGGAACTCACGAAACTCGGCTTCGATCACGTCACGCTCGATCTCCACGGGTACCGAACCGGCAGCGTCAGCCCTGACAGCGAGATGTCCGCCGACGAAGACCCCATCACGGATACCTCGAGCGACGACTGA
- a CDS encoding RNA-guided endonuclease InsQ/TnpB family protein, translated as MEVKRTIPVKLSVPDDRADDLHQTIEQFNHACNYTVQNARNDDGYLILNKSTIHDKVYHDLRDETDLPANLCVRAYSKAVEAMKSTVADWEKGNSRPLPRFSEPSAVYDKRTLTIRDRSATLSTINGRVAVDYVLGDYQKSYLDDDDYETRMGTLHYREDEDAFHLHIVIKKEVDERDGDKVLGVDLNLKNVAVTSTGSFYDGGELLWGQNHYFRVRRSLQHKGTRSAKQVLRRLSGRENRFVLNRLHTISRRIVEEAVTHGCSYIAVERLTHIREQMDNRNDQVKRQMHNWAFRELQEQIAYKAAEYGIRVEKIPPAFTSQTCSKCGHQSSTNRNSDGWFECNECGYSVDGDYNAAKNIGLKLLTLPEGKRPSGLGDGHLALKSGMVNGNGDYTASDISSADRESTDKPTTSVVGR; from the coding sequence ATGGAGGTCAAACGAACCATTCCAGTCAAACTCTCGGTTCCAGACGACCGAGCAGACGACCTCCATCAGACTATCGAGCAGTTCAACCACGCCTGCAACTACACCGTCCAGAACGCCAGGAACGACGACGGCTACCTCATCCTCAATAAGTCTACCATACACGACAAAGTGTATCACGACTTGCGAGACGAAACTGACCTGCCCGCGAACCTCTGCGTTCGGGCGTACTCGAAAGCCGTCGAAGCGATGAAATCCACCGTTGCAGACTGGGAGAAGGGCAACAGCCGCCCACTCCCCCGATTCAGCGAACCGTCCGCAGTCTACGACAAACGGACGTTGACCATCAGGGACAGGTCGGCTACCCTCTCCACGATCAACGGCAGGGTCGCTGTGGACTACGTTCTCGGAGACTACCAGAAATCCTATCTCGATGATGACGACTACGAAACACGGATGGGAACACTCCACTACCGGGAAGACGAGGATGCGTTCCACCTCCACATCGTCATCAAGAAAGAGGTCGATGAACGTGACGGTGACAAGGTACTTGGCGTGGATTTGAACCTGAAGAACGTCGCCGTGACGAGTACGGGGTCGTTCTACGACGGTGGTGAACTACTGTGGGGGCAGAATCACTACTTCCGCGTGCGTCGAAGCCTTCAGCACAAAGGCACTCGCTCCGCAAAGCAGGTACTCCGGCGATTGTCGGGGCGAGAAAACCGCTTCGTGCTGAATCGCCTGCACACGATTTCCCGACGCATCGTGGAGGAAGCCGTCACCCACGGTTGTTCGTACATTGCCGTCGAACGCTTGACCCACATCCGCGAGCAGATGGACAACAGGAACGATCAAGTGAAGCGGCAGATGCACAACTGGGCGTTCCGCGAACTTCAAGAACAAATCGCGTACAAGGCCGCCGAGTACGGCATCCGTGTCGAGAAGATTCCACCCGCGTTTACGAGTCAGACGTGCTCGAAGTGCGGGCATCAGTCCAGTACGAATCGTAACTCAGACGGGTGGTTCGAGTGCAACGAGTGTGGGTACTCGGTTGACGGCGACTACAACGCCGCGAAGAACATCGGTCTGAAACTGCTAACGTTACCAGAGGGCAAACGCCCCTCTGGGTTGGGCGACGGTCATCTCGCCCTCAAGTCCGGGATGGTGAACGGGAATGGCGATTACACCGCCTCCGACATTTCGTCGGCAGACCGGGAGTCCACGGACAAGCCCACGACTTCAGTCGTGGGTCGATGA
- a CDS encoding ribbon-helix-helix protein, CopG family, with the protein MPKISVEIPQELLDDLDDHVGDDGKFVNRSDAIRASIRKTLDILDEIDERHDRLESDG; encoded by the coding sequence ATGCCCAAGATTAGCGTCGAAATCCCGCAGGAACTCCTCGATGATCTGGACGACCACGTCGGGGACGACGGAAAGTTCGTCAATCGCAGCGATGCGATCCGTGCGTCGATCCGCAAAACCCTGGATATATTGGACGAGATCGACGAGCGTCACGATCGCCTCGAGAGCGACGGGTAA
- a CDS encoding 23S rRNA (uridine(2552)-2'-O)-methyltransferase codes for MTGRDHYYNKAKQEGYRSRAAYKLKQLDDLENVISRGDTVVDLGAAPGGWLEVAAEEVGPQGNVIGVDFQRIKDFEDHDNVETLRGDMTEEKTRDRVIDAAGGSADRAGAADSERAGGPVDVVLSDMAPNMSGEYSLDQARSLHLARQAFETALELLDSGGDFVVKVFEGPDVDDFRADVEAEFQYVRATSPKASRDESSEVYFIGKGRLTASVRPGDELEVEIIDVGGEGDGIASVDGYRLFVPDTEEGEIVTVRVEDVKPNFGFARRLDGK; via the coding sequence ATGACGGGTCGAGACCACTACTACAACAAAGCGAAACAGGAGGGCTATCGCTCTCGAGCGGCCTACAAGCTCAAACAGCTCGACGACCTCGAGAACGTCATTTCACGCGGCGATACCGTCGTCGACCTGGGTGCGGCCCCCGGCGGCTGGCTCGAAGTCGCCGCCGAAGAAGTCGGCCCGCAGGGGAACGTGATCGGCGTCGATTTCCAGCGGATCAAAGATTTCGAGGATCACGACAACGTCGAGACGCTCCGCGGGGACATGACCGAGGAGAAGACGCGAGACCGGGTTATCGACGCGGCGGGCGGCTCTGCCGATCGGGCGGGTGCTGCCGATTCGGAGCGAGCAGGCGGGCCCGTGGACGTCGTCCTCTCCGACATGGCGCCAAACATGTCCGGCGAGTATTCGCTCGATCAGGCCCGTTCGCTCCACCTTGCACGGCAGGCCTTCGAGACCGCACTCGAACTCCTCGACAGCGGTGGCGACTTCGTCGTGAAGGTCTTCGAAGGGCCGGACGTCGACGACTTCCGGGCCGACGTCGAAGCGGAGTTCCAGTACGTCCGGGCTACCTCGCCGAAGGCTAGCCGCGACGAATCGTCCGAGGTCTACTTCATCGGGAAGGGCCGGCTCACCGCCTCGGTGCGGCCAGGCGACGAACTCGAGGTCGAGATTATCGACGTGGGTGGCGAAGGGGACGGCATCGCCTCGGTCGACGGCTACCGGCTGTTCGTCCCGGACACCGAAGAAGGCGAGATCGTCACCGTTCGCGTCGAGGACGTCAAGCCGAACTTCGGGTTCGCACGGCGACTCGACGGGAAGTGA
- a CDS encoding amphi-Trp domain-containing protein, which yields MPEEVLFKSESDRDREEIASMLRRVADNLDAGDAVTLTAGSDSVTLEPPARPTFEVKAEREGPADGPGELSIEFELEWDETDGGSGDDGRLEIE from the coding sequence ATGCCAGAAGAAGTGCTGTTCAAATCCGAAAGCGACCGCGACAGAGAAGAAATCGCGTCGATGCTCCGACGAGTTGCGGACAACCTGGACGCCGGCGACGCTGTGACGCTCACAGCCGGCTCCGATTCGGTTACGCTCGAGCCTCCGGCCCGACCGACGTTCGAGGTCAAAGCCGAGCGAGAAGGTCCGGCGGACGGACCCGGGGAGCTCAGTATCGAATTCGAACTCGAGTGGGACGAGACCGACGGCGGAAGTGGCGACGATGGCCGGTTAGAAATCGAATGA
- a CDS encoding glutamate--cysteine ligase: MNTSIEVEYWVVDSDGELTDAGPLADVSARTEQGCVEPLFQLQTPACESVSELRTSFVEDLEDVLSKTTKLDKHLVPFGTPVNGDVSDRHPGERCRIRKEVLGTDFDCTKYCAGTHVRIEKRHVTDQLNTLIALGPALALVNSSPYVRGERVANGARAFCYRTRSDEVGPKHGQRWRYVDDVDEWYRRLERSYEEFETAAVDVGIDATAVEDHFSTTDVTWTSVRLRDSTPAIEWRSPDTALPSQILRLVRELETVIERVPRTTVWIDNSGASGPRDHSRGSPGGPVGRNRITRDVDDPAAVLGRVTDDMIALPTFDVVQDLTESAICDGLGSAAVANYLERMGFSVDDFHPIATQIDGRQFVTRADARDLRLEYASRLEEDVARLARSSSSR, from the coding sequence ATGAATACGAGCATCGAAGTCGAGTACTGGGTCGTCGATAGCGACGGGGAACTCACCGACGCCGGCCCGCTCGCGGACGTATCAGCACGAACCGAGCAAGGGTGCGTGGAACCGCTGTTCCAACTGCAGACACCGGCCTGCGAGTCGGTGTCGGAACTTCGGACGTCGTTCGTCGAGGATCTCGAGGACGTGCTCTCGAAAACGACGAAACTGGACAAACACCTCGTCCCGTTTGGGACGCCGGTTAACGGTGACGTGAGTGACAGACACCCGGGGGAGCGATGTCGCATCCGGAAGGAGGTACTCGGGACGGATTTCGATTGCACGAAGTATTGTGCCGGGACGCACGTTCGTATCGAGAAGCGACACGTGACCGATCAGCTCAACACGCTCATCGCCCTCGGTCCAGCACTCGCACTGGTCAACTCGTCGCCGTACGTTCGAGGCGAACGGGTCGCTAACGGGGCCCGAGCCTTCTGCTACCGAACGCGAAGCGACGAAGTGGGACCGAAACACGGCCAGCGCTGGCGCTACGTCGACGACGTCGACGAGTGGTACCGACGGCTCGAGCGAAGCTACGAGGAGTTCGAAACCGCGGCCGTCGACGTGGGCATCGACGCGACGGCGGTCGAAGACCACTTTTCGACAACCGACGTGACCTGGACATCCGTTCGACTGCGGGATTCGACGCCGGCCATCGAGTGGCGGTCGCCCGACACCGCGCTACCGAGCCAGATCCTCCGGCTGGTTCGCGAACTCGAGACGGTGATAGAACGGGTCCCTCGCACCACGGTTTGGATCGACAACTCGGGCGCTAGCGGACCCCGGGACCACAGCCGCGGATCCCCCGGCGGTCCCGTCGGACGGAACAGAATCACGCGCGACGTCGACGATCCCGCCGCCGTCCTCGGCCGCGTCACGGACGACATGATCGCCCTCCCCACGTTCGATGTCGTCCAAGACCTCACCGAATCGGCGATCTGCGACGGGCTCGGGTCGGCAGCCGTGGCGAACTATCTCGAACGGATGGGGTTTTCGGTCGACGATTTTCACCCGATCGCGACCCAGATCGATGGACGCCAATTCGTGACGCGGGCCGACGCCCGCGACCTGCGACTGGAGTACGCGAGCCGGCTCGAAGAGGACGTCGCCCGGCTTGCGCGGTCATCCAGTAGTCGATGA
- a CDS encoding ArsR family transcriptional regulator gives MADISSHSKADNEENPLDRQRELMELLSQETRHSIIQSLVGHPKTLASADEINHFVPSKSKKTVEEQLDVLVEADILAIYEYPPNREKRGLPWKFYGFTKYGADILGDFNYLKGVPMARAVHQKTRKPEKIERHETAPRPPLPEPVRATFRLDEEAE, from the coding sequence ATGGCCGACATCTCCTCGCATTCCAAAGCCGACAACGAGGAAAACCCGTTAGATCGGCAGCGTGAGTTGATGGAACTCCTGTCACAGGAAACTCGACACAGCATCATTCAGTCGCTCGTTGGGCACCCGAAAACCCTCGCGTCAGCGGATGAAATCAACCATTTCGTCCCAAGCAAATCGAAAAAAACCGTCGAAGAGCAACTGGACGTGCTCGTCGAAGCAGACATCCTCGCAATCTACGAGTATCCCCCAAACAGGGAAAAACGCGGCTTGCCGTGGAAATTCTACGGCTTCACAAAGTATGGTGCCGACATCCTCGGGGACTTCAACTATCTCAAGGGCGTCCCAATGGCGCGAGCTGTCCACCAGAAAACGCGAAAACCCGAGAAAATTGAGCGCCACGAAACCGCCCCACGACCACCCCTTCCCGAACCGGTTCGTGCGACATTCCGCCTCGACGAAGAAGCGGAATAA
- a CDS encoding twin-arginine translocase subunit TatC produces MSSAVDEDTVRAINSGRETIGALLAGAQQHLQKVFIVFLIGFVGSFYALRVVVWDFLEATAKEQMSEAVAGSTDIITRTPFEVILLQAKIGMITGLIVAIPALIFFSRKALRRRGYTSEVPISTGAIAGFVVVSLSLFITGVVYAYSVFFPFSFNFLAGNAVSAGIKPHYGITEFTEFIALLTLSFGLAAQLPLIMGALSYTEIIPYETFRDKWRHAVVAIVIFGALFSPPDPFTQVMWAMPMVILYVFSLGLAKVVTNVRRRGAAKSERTGTAHVKRRLLQFGGVLALIAAGAAVAVEQGAFDYLRQSVYPAVPELVRPSGKSGLEIMANEHGVLGAVAVGLVVAGVVGFIVLLAYTIRVLQLPVYPKADDIRRADTHEDVDFETLDVEDIDDVSAQVFLSMSEEQALEYSRQAMYDDDRDKAQAILDRFDSLDAANETADGSAASGSAGATAGGAGGEAGEDDSLFASTAAGMLDPFTEDETTEDDIGGYAYDIAFIFQSLTSKMFRIVGLFIVVMGGTFFWLYSGGIGDVLRLFLDRVPRHVLEEVVGEGVDPSTLSLMELIEAMDIVVALHPVEVLIFEAKVSALAGIVAILPLTLFYAWPAAKERGLVYGDRRTFVLWGGGLIVGFAVGTYLGFFWIAPSIISYLVSDALRNGMVISYRIKSFFWLVILTTVGIGFLFNIIVTMALFHAGGIVSYRSMLERWRPFVVATFTLSAFFSPKGVLMMLVFAIPISLTYLIGLIVLYVLTAGGRLFGGGGGAVADPDAEDASASATE; encoded by the coding sequence ATGAGTTCCGCCGTCGACGAGGACACCGTCCGTGCCATCAATAGTGGCCGGGAAACGATCGGCGCCCTCCTCGCTGGTGCCCAACAGCACCTCCAGAAGGTGTTCATCGTCTTCCTTATCGGCTTCGTCGGTTCTTTCTACGCACTTCGCGTGGTCGTCTGGGACTTTCTCGAGGCGACTGCGAAAGAGCAGATGAGCGAGGCGGTCGCCGGGTCGACCGACATCATCACCCGAACCCCGTTCGAGGTTATCTTACTGCAAGCCAAGATCGGGATGATCACGGGCCTCATCGTCGCTATCCCGGCGCTGATCTTTTTCTCCCGGAAGGCACTTCGCCGCCGCGGCTACACCAGCGAGGTCCCGATTTCGACGGGCGCTATCGCCGGGTTCGTGGTCGTGTCCCTGTCGCTTTTCATCACCGGCGTCGTCTACGCGTACAGCGTCTTCTTCCCGTTCTCGTTCAACTTCCTCGCAGGGAACGCCGTCAGTGCCGGCATCAAACCCCATTACGGCATCACCGAGTTCACCGAGTTCATCGCGCTGTTGACGCTCTCGTTCGGCCTCGCCGCCCAACTGCCGCTGATAATGGGTGCGTTGTCCTACACCGAAATCATCCCGTACGAGACGTTCCGCGACAAGTGGCGCCACGCCGTCGTCGCGATCGTCATCTTCGGGGCCCTGTTCTCGCCGCCGGACCCGTTTACGCAGGTCATGTGGGCGATGCCGATGGTTATCCTCTACGTCTTCAGCCTCGGCCTGGCCAAGGTCGTCACCAACGTCCGCCGCCGCGGCGCGGCAAAATCCGAGCGGACGGGCACGGCTCACGTCAAACGGCGCCTCCTCCAGTTCGGCGGCGTACTGGCCCTCATCGCAGCAGGGGCAGCCGTCGCCGTCGAACAGGGTGCGTTCGACTACCTCCGGCAATCGGTCTACCCCGCGGTCCCCGAACTGGTGCGACCTAGCGGCAAGAGCGGACTCGAGATCATGGCGAACGAACACGGCGTCCTCGGTGCGGTTGCGGTCGGCCTCGTCGTCGCCGGCGTCGTCGGGTTCATCGTCCTGCTTGCCTACACGATTCGCGTCCTCCAGTTGCCGGTGTATCCGAAAGCGGACGACATTCGACGGGCAGACACCCACGAGGACGTCGACTTCGAGACGCTCGACGTCGAGGACATCGACGACGTGTCTGCGCAGGTCTTTCTCAGTATGAGCGAAGAGCAGGCGCTCGAGTACTCCCGGCAGGCGATGTACGACGACGACCGGGACAAAGCGCAGGCCATCCTCGACCGGTTCGATTCGCTCGACGCAGCGAACGAAACCGCCGACGGCTCCGCTGCGAGCGGTAGCGCAGGTGCCACGGCGGGCGGTGCAGGGGGCGAAGCCGGCGAAGACGACAGCCTCTTTGCGAGCACCGCCGCCGGTATGCTCGATCCCTTTACCGAGGACGAAACCACCGAGGACGACATCGGCGGCTACGCCTACGACATCGCGTTCATTTTCCAAAGTCTGACCTCGAAGATGTTCCGCATCGTCGGACTGTTCATCGTCGTTATGGGCGGGACCTTCTTCTGGCTCTACTCGGGCGGTATCGGGGACGTCCTCAGACTCTTCCTCGATCGGGTTCCGCGACACGTACTCGAGGAAGTCGTCGGCGAGGGCGTCGATCCGAGCACGCTCTCTCTTATGGAGCTCATCGAGGCGATGGACATCGTCGTCGCCCTGCACCCGGTCGAGGTGCTCATTTTCGAAGCGAAGGTGAGCGCACTCGCCGGAATCGTCGCCATATTGCCGCTGACGCTGTTTTACGCCTGGCCCGCCGCCAAAGAGCGCGGATTGGTCTACGGCGACCGGCGTACATTCGTCCTCTGGGGCGGCGGTCTCATCGTCGGCTTCGCCGTCGGGACCTACCTCGGGTTCTTCTGGATCGCGCCGTCGATCATCTCGTATCTGGTCTCGGACGCCCTCCGCAACGGGATGGTCATCTCCTACCGGATCAAGAGCTTCTTCTGGCTCGTGATCTTGACGACCGTCGGCATCGGCTTCCTGTTCAATATCATCGTCACGATGGCATTGTTCCACGCCGGCGGCATCGTCAGCTACCGCTCGATGCTCGAGCGGTGGCGGCCGTTCGTCGTCGCCACCTTCACCCTCTCCGCGTTTTTCAGCCCGAAGGGCGTCCTCATGATGCTGGTATTCGCCATCCCGATCTCGCTTACCTATCTGATCGGGCTCATCGTCCTCTACGTGCTGACCGCTGGCGGTCGGCTGTTCGGCGGTGGGGGTGGGGCAGTCGCCGATCCCGATGCGGAAGACGCCAGTGCGTCGGCCACCGAGTGA
- a CDS encoding twin-arginine translocase subunit TatC, whose product MSDEPPDGEDTRDISDRWDVPDEPSDDEGTSDLGERWSVPDEPSDGESTRDRVHRQADLDESTDGTATGDLGYRWSDPDGTTDGTATGDLGDRWDDHDEPPRSDDETDFLPSSEDTGPFGESPRSDDESEPPSGPETPSGPETPSGPETPAETDADAAAANLETDGEGVVGGHRTPEPTEPTEPTYPDPDEDIDGIEAPPDDQEMPLADHIEEMVLRLAVVLLFGAGGTAIGLLGASQAIEFVWFNVFPYASGEVPPPHVYHPLELWLTRIKISSLLGIMIALPAFVYECYLFMRPGLYPNERKYYLAAVPTSVVLAALGMLFSYVLVLPILFRYFTYYAEGSAEIAYALGDTFNLIITLTGFLAVVFQIPLFIMLAIMMGVTTRRWLAQKRLYFWAAFAGIAFMFAFDPTGMAPILVAVTMILLFEGTLFILKWVGRE is encoded by the coding sequence ATGTCGGACGAGCCGCCGGACGGCGAGGACACCCGGGACATCAGCGACCGATGGGACGTCCCCGACGAGCCGTCGGACGATGAGGGAACCTCGGACCTCGGAGAGCGATGGAGCGTCCCCGACGAGCCGTCGGACGGCGAATCCACTCGCGATCGCGTACACCGACAGGCCGATCTCGACGAGTCGACGGACGGCACGGCCACTGGGGACCTCGGATATCGATGGAGCGACCCGGACGGGACGACGGACGGCACGGCCACCGGGGACCTCGGAGATCGATGGGACGACCACGACGAGCCACCGCGTTCCGACGACGAGACTGACTTTCTCCCGTCGAGTGAGGATACCGGTCCGTTCGGCGAGTCGCCGCGATCCGACGACGAATCCGAACCCCCGTCCGGCCCCGAGACTCCATCCGGTCCCGAGACTCCATCCGGTCCCGAAACCCCGGCGGAAACCGACGCCGACGCCGCCGCTGCGAACCTCGAGACCGACGGTGAGGGAGTCGTCGGCGGTCATCGCACTCCCGAACCGACAGAGCCGACCGAACCGACGTATCCCGACCCCGACGAGGATATCGACGGGATCGAAGCGCCGCCGGACGACCAGGAGATGCCGCTGGCGGATCACATCGAGGAGATGGTTCTCAGGCTGGCGGTCGTCCTGTTGTTCGGTGCTGGCGGGACGGCAATCGGTCTACTGGGGGCCTCTCAGGCCATCGAATTCGTCTGGTTCAACGTGTTCCCCTACGCGAGCGGCGAGGTTCCGCCACCACACGTCTACCACCCGCTCGAGTTGTGGCTCACTCGGATCAAGATCTCGTCGCTGCTTGGGATCATGATCGCCCTGCCGGCGTTCGTCTACGAGTGTTACCTGTTCATGCGCCCGGGGCTTTACCCCAACGAGCGGAAGTACTACCTCGCGGCGGTGCCGACGAGCGTCGTGCTGGCAGCGCTTGGGATGCTGTTCTCGTACGTGCTCGTGTTGCCCATCCTGTTCAGGTACTTCACCTATTACGCCGAGGGCAGCGCCGAAATCGCGTACGCACTCGGTGATACGTTCAACCTGATCATCACGCTGACCGGCTTCCTCGCCGTCGTCTTCCAGATTCCGCTGTTTATCATGCTGGCGATCATGATGGGCGTGACCACCCGCCGCTGGCTCGCACAGAAGCGCCTCTACTTCTGGGCGGCGTTCGCCGGGATCGCGTTCATGTTCGCGTTCGATCCGACGGGGATGGCCCCGATCCTCGTCGCCGTCACGATGATCCTGCTGTTCGAAGGGACGCTGTTCATCCTGAAGTGGGTCGGACGCGAGTAA
- a CDS encoding RNA-guided endonuclease InsQ/TnpB family protein, giving the protein MAIEVTRTYVGSIQNQRQVCDDLDSLGDSASKIWNVAHWTADRIWNATGEIPDEGALKAYMKNQACWKDLNAQSSQKVIEELSEAFQSWFDLRQNDPEANPPGYRKHGDIRPRSTVTFKADGFRHDPENNRVRLSKGSNLKENWSDFILCEYQTRPDVDLSKVTKVQNVRAVWNGDEWELHFVCKVKRETNDTTGDGVAGIDLGITNIATVAFPDEYVLYPGNSLKQDKHYFTWAEYDTEGENGPSEKSMWARRKLADRETHFYHVLTDTIIRECVERGVGTLAVSWPEDVRDSDWGKTGNKKLHSWAFDRIYQYLEYKGEMRGVEVVKENEWNTSKTCSRCGDDTKSNRVERGLYVCSSCELVANADCNGAENMRQKITPSPHGEDRSNGCVAQPSTYLFDRESGTFHTREQAVS; this is encoded by the coding sequence ATGGCGATCGAGGTCACCCGCACCTACGTTGGTTCTATCCAGAACCAGCGGCAGGTCTGTGATGACCTTGACTCGCTCGGTGATTCTGCCTCTAAAATTTGGAACGTCGCACACTGGACAGCTGACCGTATCTGGAACGCAACCGGTGAAATACCAGACGAAGGGGCGCTGAAGGCGTATATGAAGAACCAAGCGTGCTGGAAAGACTTGAACGCCCAATCCAGTCAGAAAGTCATCGAAGAACTTTCTGAGGCTTTCCAGTCGTGGTTCGACCTGCGCCAGAATGACCCGGAAGCGAATCCGCCCGGCTACCGCAAACACGGCGATATCCGACCACGAAGCACAGTCACATTCAAAGCAGACGGGTTCAGACACGACCCCGAGAACAACCGCGTCCGACTGAGCAAAGGTTCGAACCTCAAAGAAAACTGGTCAGACTTCATCCTCTGTGAGTATCAGACGCGCCCAGACGTTGACCTTTCGAAGGTTACCAAGGTACAGAACGTTCGGGCGGTCTGGAATGGCGACGAGTGGGAACTGCACTTCGTCTGCAAAGTCAAACGTGAAACGAACGACACCACAGGCGACGGAGTTGCAGGCATCGACCTCGGCATCACGAATATCGCCACGGTCGCATTCCCCGATGAATACGTCCTGTATCCCGGTAACTCGCTCAAACAGGACAAGCACTACTTCACCTGGGCAGAGTACGACACCGAAGGTGAGAACGGCCCGTCAGAAAAGTCGATGTGGGCGCGTCGGAAACTCGCAGATCGCGAGACGCATTTTTATCACGTTCTTACGGACACCATCATTAGGGAGTGTGTCGAACGTGGTGTCGGCACGCTCGCGGTGAGTTGGCCTGAAGATGTGCGAGACTCAGACTGGGGCAAGACCGGCAACAAGAAGTTGCACTCGTGGGCGTTTGACCGCATCTACCAGTACCTCGAATACAAAGGCGAGATGCGTGGCGTCGAGGTAGTGAAGGAAAACGAGTGGAACACCAGTAAGACCTGCTCACGGTGTGGTGACGACACGAAGTCGAACCGTGTCGAACGTGGCCTGTACGTTTGCTCGTCGTGTGAGTTGGTAGCCAACGCGGATTGTAACGGAGCAGAGAATATGCGACAGAAGATAACTCCGAGTCCTCACGGCGAGGATAGGAGTAACGGCTGTGTGGCACAGCCATCGACATACCTGTTTGACCGCGAGAGCGGGACGTTTCACACGAGAGAACAGGCCGTGTCGTAA
- a CDS encoding DUF6789 family protein, with translation MAVSDHLPGLRSITEAEGHTSDADELPREEHVLDAAVRGIQGGFVATLIMTAFRLPILRSLPPSANFWSQYVAGGDPSDHPLAAIVLHLLYGVSAGVVFGVLFPLYDAGRSIEPEQRGLVWGSVYGMVLSAVGVQVVLQDLLDIRLEADELALFHAGHFVYGLSLGAWVGSRTEGVEDPEREYEYRDGN, from the coding sequence ATGGCTGTATCAGATCATCTGCCGGGTTTGCGTTCGATCACCGAGGCTGAGGGTCATACGAGCGACGCCGACGAACTCCCTCGCGAGGAACACGTCCTCGACGCTGCGGTCCGGGGCATCCAGGGTGGATTCGTGGCGACGCTGATCATGACCGCGTTCCGGCTGCCGATCCTGCGCTCACTGCCACCGTCGGCCAACTTCTGGTCGCAGTACGTCGCCGGCGGCGATCCCAGTGATCACCCGCTCGCTGCCATCGTCCTGCACCTCCTCTACGGGGTCAGTGCCGGTGTCGTCTTCGGCGTCTTGTTCCCCCTGTACGACGCCGGCCGTTCGATCGAACCCGAACAACGTGGGCTCGTCTGGGGCTCGGTGTACGGCATGGTCCTCTCGGCGGTCGGCGTGCAGGTCGTGTTACAGGACTTGCTCGACATCCGCCTCGAGGCGGACGAGCTCGCACTCTTTCACGCCGGCCACTTCGTCTACGGACTCTCCCTCGGGGCCTGGGTCGGCTCGCGAACGGAGGGCGTCGAGGATCCCGAACGGGAGTACGAGTACCGGGACGGCAACTGA